From Qingrenia yutianensis, a single genomic window includes:
- a CDS encoding MobC family plasmid mobilization relaxosome protein, with product MRHRNNVISIRASDVEYNVIKNLAGDAKETVTDYIIKCAMQKKINVIDVKPLITEVKRIGGNINRLTLLANMGKINSVYLQDVSAELKNIYDELQKICKRCS from the coding sequence ATGAGACACAGAAATAATGTTATATCCATAAGAGCATCAGATGTTGAGTACAATGTAATTAAAAATTTAGCAGGAGATGCAAAGGAAACTGTGACGGATTACATCATCAAATGTGCGATGCAAAAGAAAATCAATGTGATAGATGTTAAGCCTTTGATAACCGAAGTGAAAAGAATCGGCGGCAACATAAACAGACTTACATTGCTTGCGAATATGGGTAAAATAAACTCTGTATATTTGCAAGATGTCAGTGCGGAACTTAAAAACATATATGACGAGCTTCAAAAAATTTGCAAGAGGTGTTCGTAA